One genomic window of Gossypium hirsutum isolate 1008001.06 chromosome D11, Gossypium_hirsutum_v2.1, whole genome shotgun sequence includes the following:
- the LOC121223398 gene encoding uncharacterized protein yields MLAALLSEFEGVVSSASLSTTPLPFQRLMDVLIEYENRHVPSDQEAVYSANLVEDSSVSVTDGATRGGRSAVYGRGKNFRPRLQCQICSRFGHVAQRCYYRYHRDEVTPMQFLVPLSRESGDRGWSSTSNTRPRFSNLGQGLSQYNAESGQNHYGYGQNSFSLGQNYCADGFNNICGQYAGPIGGGPRLGVENHASRPHTFGPNGGGVRPNFENHGYRPQTSGPNGGGPNGGFNSNFGQLMALGRMMVLGCLLLTLFRIMYSLIRLHHMFRGGLSRELVFSLLQIRALDFLG; encoded by the coding sequence ATGCTTGCGGCTCTTCTGTCCGAGTTCGAAGGTGTGGTCTCCTCCGCGTCGTTGTCCACGACTCCTCTTCCATTTCAGCGGCTGATGGATGTTTTGATTGAATATGAAAATCGTCATGTTCCGTCGGATCAGGAAGCCGTGTATAGTGCGAATCTGGTGGAAGATTCATCGGTCTCGGTCACGGATGGCGCGACGCGCGGGGGTCGTTCGGCTGTATATGGACGTGGAAAGAACTTCCGGCCACGTCTCCAATGTCAGATCTGCTCTAGGTTTGGCCACGTTGCTCAGCGCTGCTACTATCGGTACCACCGTGACGAGGTGACTCCAATGCAGTTTTTGGTGCCGCTCTCTCGTGAATCCGGAGATCGTGGCTGGTCTTCAACATCAAATACACGGCCTAGATTTTCGAATCTTGGTCAAGGCCTTAGTCAATATAATGCTGAATCTGGTCAAAATCATTATGGCTATGGTCAAAATAGCTTTTCACTTGGTCAAAATTATTGTGCTGATGGTTTTAATAATATTTGTGGTCAGTATGCAGGGCCGATTGGTGGTGGGCCCAGGTTAGGTGTTGAGAACCATGCGTCTAGGCCACACACATTTGGGCCGAATGGTGGAGGTGTCAGGCCGAATTTTGAAAATCATGGGTATAGGCCACAAACAAGTGGGCCGAATGGTGGAGGGCCTAATGGTGGATTTAATAGCAATTTTGGGCAATTGATGGCTTTGGGCCGAATGATGGTATTGGGCTGCCTGCTACTAACCTTGTTTCGAATAATGTACAGCTTAATTCGACTACACCATATGTTCCGTGGCGGACTAAGCCGCGAGCTCGTGTTTTCTCTGCTTCAAATCCGTGCTTTGGACTTCCTAGGCTAG